The following are from one region of the Arachis duranensis cultivar V14167 chromosome 10, aradu.V14167.gnm2.J7QH, whole genome shotgun sequence genome:
- the LOC107469535 gene encoding protein FAR1-RELATED SEQUENCE 5-like gives MENDGKESYKDGHQSEDLSVEYECSSDESDDMVDVTVDEAEEKDIGSTLKGTIGKGSIGQLLVSTARRGFGSFVTIERYRHLIAVNRGLDEADKTQADSLRACGVKTCHIMGYMVSQKGGYGKVGFTSKDLHNHISKTRRGKVKDDDAFAVLAYLFSKEDSDPLFLGKFTLKDGRLDNLVWADEESVVDYECFGDVLAFDTTYKKNVYNKPLVIFSGTNHHGQTTIFGCALLSDEKSETFKWALKEFLEIMSGKLPGGVVTDGDRAMREAILEVFPGIPHRLCAWHLHRNARWNEIISKYGLAENEWVQVIYNDRMKWATAYLREHFFGRIRTTSQCEGIHSLLKNYVDSKTSLLEFMHKFSEVLRHYRNNHLTADFDTFYKFPVLTTCLESFEKQAAELYTRNIFKLVKDEIEAAGALNVTECPNSRDIVEYSTSEYFNQQWEVKVSYNKDKDLFACECRLFETRGLPCSHIFGVLKHCNANCVPTSLILKRWTRDAKSNFICSIGEQDAADDIAPTLRRGAMASIFWKLCDISSKNLADYREISGELLKLISKVQNKGDAQARLSLTSALIGDPTVVKSKGAPRKVPKGQKRRRCSHCKSGRHFVRTCPLLAKEDSPAEYSNAEDEPMVEECDANKRTPSQNTKSGYGSKKSVSKLTKTPKIRANGKKNRQKTEEISLSEETLKAKTNTSGIEATEVPDAATTKIPGLPQYPMHHYPVVLPYQPYGGVLPIPFHPVPNGMAYFNQYPSTAGITSYPQFSYVSSYSSGPRDSNTWAGLLNDAINNKKP, from the exons atggagaatgatggcaAAGAGTCGTATAAGGATGGTCATCAATCTGAGGATTTAAGTGTTGAGTATGAGTGTAGTTCCGATGAAAGTGATGATATGGTGGATGTAACTGTAGATGAAGCAGAG GAGAAAGACATTGGAAGCACCTTAAAAGGGACAATCGGTAAAGGGAGCATAGGGCAATTACTCGTGTCAACTGCAAGGCGAGGATTCGGTTCATTCGTCACTATAGAACGG TACAGACATCTTATTGCCGTGAATCGTGGGCTTGATGAGGCCGATAAAACACAAGCAGACAGCTTGCGAGCATGTGGTGTTAAAACTTGCCACATAATGGGTTACATGGTTTCCCAAAAAGGTGGATATGGTAAAGTGGGTTTTACTAGCAAAGATTTACATAACCACATTAGTAAGACTAGGCGTGGCAAAGTGAAAGACGATGATGCATTTGCTGTGTTGGCCTATCTGTTTTCTAAGGAAGATAGTGACCCGTTATTTCTAGGAAAGTTCACCTTAAAGGATGGTAGGTTGGATAATTTGGTGTGGGCTGATGAAGAAAGCGTTGTTGATTACGAATGTTTTGGCGATGTACTGGCTTTTGACACCACTTACAAGAAAAATGTATACAACAAGCCCTTAGTCATATTTTCAGGGACCAACCACCATGGCCAGACGACTATCTTTGGATGCGCTCTGCTCTCAGATGAAAAGTCCGAAACTTTCAAGTGGGCACTGAAGGAATTTTTGGAAATCATGTCAGGAAAACTACCCGGAGGCGTTGTGACAGACGGAGACCGTGCTATGAGAGAGGCTATCTTAGAAGTATTTCCTGGTATACCACACCGCCTTTGTGCATGGCATCTCCATCGTAATGCG AGATGGAATGAGATCATATCCAAATACGGACTTGCCGAGAATGAATGGGTCCAGGTCATTTATAATGACAGAATGAAGTGGGCTACCGCATATTTGAGGGAGCACTTCTTTGGCCGCATAAGAACTACATCACAGTGTGAGGGAATTCATTCATTATTGAAGAACTATGTTGACAGTAAAACCAGTCTCCTTGAATTCATGCATAAATTTAGTGAAGTACTAAGGCATTACCGAAATAACCATCTTACTGCTGACTTTGACACCTTTTATAAGTTTCCTGTTTTGACTACGTGCTTGGAAAGTTTTGAGAAACAAGCTGCTGAACTTTATactagaaatatttttaaacttgtGAAAGATGAGATAGAAGCAGCAGGTGCTTTAAATGTGACTGAATGCCCAAACAGTAGAGACATTGTTGAGTACAGCACGAGTGAGTATTTTAATCAGCAATGGGAAGTTAAAGTGTCTTACAATAAAGACAAGGACCTGTTTGCATGTGAGTGCAGGCTATTTGAGACTCGTGGACTACCGTGCTCCCACATCTTTGGGGTCTTGAAGCATTGCAATGCAAATTGCGTCCCTACATCTCTTATCCTGAAAAGATGGACAAGAGATGCAAAGAGTAATTTTATATGCTCAATTGGCGAGCAAGACGCCGCTGATGATATAGCGCCCACACTTAGACGCGGTGCAATGGCATCTATTTTTTGGAAGCTTTGTGATATTTCTTCCAAAAATTTAGCAGACTATAGGGAAATCTCAGGTGAGTTACTTAAGCTAATTTCAAAGGTGCAAAATAAAGGTGATGCACAAGCGAGGCTTTCCCTCACTTCAGCGCTAATCGGTGATCCAACTGTTGTGAAGTCAAAAGGGGCTCCAAGAAAGGTTCCAAAAGGGCAAAAGAGGCGAAGATGTTCGCATTGTAAGTCAGGCAGGCATTTCGTTAGGACATGTCCATTACTCGCCAAGGAGGACTCCCCCGCCGAATACTCAAATGCTGAAGATGAACCAATG GTTGAAGAATGTGATGCCAATAAACGGACTCCCTCTCAGAACACAAAATCA GGTTATGGAAGCAAGAAGTCTGTATCTAAATTGACAAAGACACCGAAGATTAGAgcaaatggcaaaaaaaatcgACAGAAG ACCGAAGAAATCAGTCTAAGTGAAGAGACATTAAAAGCTAAGACCAACACATCAGGAATAGAAGCGACCGAAGTTCCAGATGCAGCCACAACCAAGATACCAGGATTGCCACAGTATCCTATGCATCATTATCCAGTGGTCCTTCCTTATCAACCTTATGGTGGAGTCCTCCCTATTCCTTTTCATCCTGTTCCAAATGGCATGGCGTATTTCAACCAATATCCTTCTACTGCCGGAATTACATCATATCCTCAGTTTTCGTATGTCTCGTCGTATTCTAGTGGACCCCGTGATAGCAATACATGGGCTGGACTTTTGAATGAtgccatcaacaacaaaaagccatag